The following proteins are encoded in a genomic region of Amia ocellicauda isolate fAmiCal2 chromosome 6, fAmiCal2.hap1, whole genome shotgun sequence:
- the txndc9 gene encoding thioredoxin domain-containing protein 9 isoform X1, producing the protein MTSLQVHTQGFKPSQLSKPEFRSGKEGISLGIMAGSQSMEILSKVLENQMMETAKMVEEQLDSELCKLEKMDDDELEKLKERRLEALKKAQKQKQEWLSKGHGEYMEIPSEKDFFQEVKDSKNVVCHFYKDSTFRCKIMDKHLTILAKKHLETKFIKLNVEKAPFLTERLRVKVIPTLALVKDGKTKDYVVGFTDLGNTDEFTTEILEWRLGCSEIINYSGNLMEPPIQGQKPKSKFTKVEKKTIRGRGYESDSDDDN; encoded by the exons ATGACGTCTTTGCAGGTCCATACGCAGGGATTCAAACCATCGCAGTTGTCAAAGCCTGAG TTCAGATCTGGCAAGGAAGGAATTTCTCTTGGAATCATGGCGGGCAGTCAGTCAATGGAAATCCTCAGCAAGGTCTTGGAGAACCAGATGATGGAGACGGCCAAGATGGTGGAGGAACAGCTGGACTCTGAGCTGTGCAAGTTGGAAAAGATGGACGATGACGAGTTGGAGAAGCTGAAGGAGAGGCGGCTGGAGGCACTCAAGAAGGCCCAAAAGCAGAAGCAG GAATGGCTGTCTAAGGGACATGGTGAGTACATGGAGATCCCAAGTGAGAAAGATTTCTTCCAGGAAGTGAAAGACAGTAAGAATGTGGTCTGCCATTTCTACAAAGACTCCACCTTCAG ATGCAAAATTATGGACAAGCACCTAACCATATTGGCCAAGAAACACCTGGAGACGAAGTTCATTAAGCTGAACGTAGAGAAGGCTCCATTCCTCACCGAGAGACTGCGCGTCAAAGTCATCCCCACGCTGGCGCTGGTGAAGGACGGCAAGACCAAAGATTACGTGGTCGGCTTCACTGATCTGGGGAACACGGATGAGTTCACGACGGAAATCTTAGAATGGCGTTTGGGCTGCTCAGAAATCATTAACTACAG TGGAAATTTGATGGAGCCTCCCATTCAGGGACAGAAGCCCAAGTCAAAGTTCACGAAGGTAGAGAAGAAGACAATACGGGGTAGAGGGTATGAATCCGACTCTGACGATGACAACTAG
- the txndc9 gene encoding thioredoxin domain-containing protein 9 isoform X2 — protein sequence MAGSQSMEILSKVLENQMMETAKMVEEQLDSELCKLEKMDDDELEKLKERRLEALKKAQKQKQEWLSKGHGEYMEIPSEKDFFQEVKDSKNVVCHFYKDSTFRCKIMDKHLTILAKKHLETKFIKLNVEKAPFLTERLRVKVIPTLALVKDGKTKDYVVGFTDLGNTDEFTTEILEWRLGCSEIINYSGNLMEPPIQGQKPKSKFTKVEKKTIRGRGYESDSDDDN from the exons ATGGCGGGCAGTCAGTCAATGGAAATCCTCAGCAAGGTCTTGGAGAACCAGATGATGGAGACGGCCAAGATGGTGGAGGAACAGCTGGACTCTGAGCTGTGCAAGTTGGAAAAGATGGACGATGACGAGTTGGAGAAGCTGAAGGAGAGGCGGCTGGAGGCACTCAAGAAGGCCCAAAAGCAGAAGCAG GAATGGCTGTCTAAGGGACATGGTGAGTACATGGAGATCCCAAGTGAGAAAGATTTCTTCCAGGAAGTGAAAGACAGTAAGAATGTGGTCTGCCATTTCTACAAAGACTCCACCTTCAG ATGCAAAATTATGGACAAGCACCTAACCATATTGGCCAAGAAACACCTGGAGACGAAGTTCATTAAGCTGAACGTAGAGAAGGCTCCATTCCTCACCGAGAGACTGCGCGTCAAAGTCATCCCCACGCTGGCGCTGGTGAAGGACGGCAAGACCAAAGATTACGTGGTCGGCTTCACTGATCTGGGGAACACGGATGAGTTCACGACGGAAATCTTAGAATGGCGTTTGGGCTGCTCAGAAATCATTAACTACAG TGGAAATTTGATGGAGCCTCCCATTCAGGGACAGAAGCCCAAGTCAAAGTTCACGAAGGTAGAGAAGAAGACAATACGGGGTAGAGGGTATGAATCCGACTCTGACGATGACAACTAG
- the mrpl30 gene encoding large ribosomal subunit protein uL30m, producing the protein MAVFCRALQKSVGLKNITEATQLPWTVAYRCKFTKTRILPEVYEERAKEHDKYGGDPEQPHKLHLITRIKSTMRRPYWEKKVVQDLGLGKAHQPRVHKNIPSVNNKLKIIKHLVRIQPLKLPHGLPAEEELADTFVKSTGELVVRRRLQPLEQKAIES; encoded by the exons ATGGCAGTGTTCTGCAGGGCACTTCAAAAATCAGTTGGGTTAAAG AATATAACTGAAGCCACACAATTGCCGTGGACTGTGGCATATCGCTGCAAATTCACCAAAACACGAATTCTACCGGAG GTGTATGAAGAACGGGCTAAAGAGCACGACAAGTATGGTGGGGACCCTGAGCAGCCACACAAATTGCACCTCATCACCAGGATAAAGAGCACCATGCGACGGCCCTACTGGGAAAAGAAAGTTGTGCAGGATCTGGGACTAGGCAAG gCACATCAGCCCCGTGTGCACAAAAACATTCCTTCTGTCAACAACAAGCTAAAAATCATAAAGCACCTTGTGAG GATCCAGCCCCTGAAGCTGCCCCACGGACTGCCAGCAGAGGAGGAGCTGGCAGACACCTTTGTGAAGAGCACCGGGGAGTTGGTTGTAAGACGTCGCCTGCAGCCCCTGGAACAAAAAGCCATCGAATCGTAG
- the mitd1 gene encoding MIT domain-containing protein 1 isoform X1, with the protein MTQDVVVGMESCAITVLKRAVELDTSARFQESLVCYQEGIQLLLDVLKAVKDDSKKAHYRGKIKGYMERAEQIKVHLQQAKEEGKYHEQIKITENATGYSYEKLFKPYITEALTEVCVEDPYIRHIHQLYNFLRFCEMLLKAPCKVKKINLLTSRDEGESNSLQATVLHEITQSLQSHGVALDTQFSSTIHDREIRFNNGWIIKIGRGLDYFKKPQGKYSIGYCDYDLRPCQETTVDVFHTKHTKTA; encoded by the exons ATGACACAGGACGTTGTTGTTGGCATGGAGAGCTGTGCCATCACGGTGCTGAAGAGGGCCGTGGAGCTCGACACAAGCGCACGCTTCCAGGAGTCTCTCGTCTGCTATCAAGAGGGCATACAGCTGCTGCTGGACGTGCTGAAAG CTGTCAAGGATGACTCAAAGAAGGCACACTACAGGGGGAAGATCAAGGGGTACATGGAAAGAGCAGAGCAGATCAAAGTCCACTTGCAACAAGCAAAAGAAG AAGGTAAATATCACGAGCAGATAAAAATCACAGAGAATGCCACAGGCTACAGCTATGAGAAACTTTTCAAGCCTTACATCACCGAGGCCTTAACGGAAGTCTGTGTGGAAGATCCCTACATCAGACACATTCATCAG CTGTATAACTTCTTGCGGTTCTGTGAAATGCTGTTAAAGGCTCCTTGCAAAGTCAAAAAGATTAATCTCCTGACATCTCGGGATGAA GGTGAAAGCAACTCACTGCAAGCTACTGTGCTTCATGAGATCACGCAGTCCCTGCAGAGTCATGGGGTAGCACTGGACACTCAATTTTCCTCCACCATTCACGACCGGGAAATCAG GTTCAACAATGGCTGGATAATCAAGATTGGAAGAGGCCTGGACTACTTTAAGAAGCCACAG GGCAAATATTCCATTGGGTATTGTGATTATGACCTGAGACCATGCCAAGAGACCACAGTTGACGTTTTCCACACAAAGCACACAAAGACAGCATGA
- the mitd1 gene encoding MIT domain-containing protein 1 isoform X2: MTQDVVVGMESCAITVLKRAVELDTSARFQESLVCYQEGIQLLLDVLKEGKYHEQIKITENATGYSYEKLFKPYITEALTEVCVEDPYIRHIHQLYNFLRFCEMLLKAPCKVKKINLLTSRDEGESNSLQATVLHEITQSLQSHGVALDTQFSSTIHDREIRFNNGWIIKIGRGLDYFKKPQGKYSIGYCDYDLRPCQETTVDVFHTKHTKTA; encoded by the exons ATGACACAGGACGTTGTTGTTGGCATGGAGAGCTGTGCCATCACGGTGCTGAAGAGGGCCGTGGAGCTCGACACAAGCGCACGCTTCCAGGAGTCTCTCGTCTGCTATCAAGAGGGCATACAGCTGCTGCTGGACGTGCTGAAAG AAGGTAAATATCACGAGCAGATAAAAATCACAGAGAATGCCACAGGCTACAGCTATGAGAAACTTTTCAAGCCTTACATCACCGAGGCCTTAACGGAAGTCTGTGTGGAAGATCCCTACATCAGACACATTCATCAG CTGTATAACTTCTTGCGGTTCTGTGAAATGCTGTTAAAGGCTCCTTGCAAAGTCAAAAAGATTAATCTCCTGACATCTCGGGATGAA GGTGAAAGCAACTCACTGCAAGCTACTGTGCTTCATGAGATCACGCAGTCCCTGCAGAGTCATGGGGTAGCACTGGACACTCAATTTTCCTCCACCATTCACGACCGGGAAATCAG GTTCAACAATGGCTGGATAATCAAGATTGGAAGAGGCCTGGACTACTTTAAGAAGCCACAG GGCAAATATTCCATTGGGTATTGTGATTATGACCTGAGACCATGCCAAGAGACCACAGTTGACGTTTTCCACACAAAGCACACAAAGACAGCATGA
- the lipt1 gene encoding lipoyl amidotransferase LIPT1, mitochondrial gives MLIRTALNPCVNPHLRTLTSLAQEGGRGLVLKSLSTDVYENLALEDWIHDHVDLQSRTLLLLWKNTPAVVIGRHQNPWQECNLRLMRDRGVALARRRSGGGTVYHDLGNINMTFFTSRKKYDRVRNLRVVTSALQQLRPGLDVRATERFDILLNGGYKISGTAAKLGRVSAYHHCTLLCGSDRSLLSAVLRSSCQGIQSNATPSVPSPVKNLQDEDPSLDCRAVMDAVAAEYSAQYGLDHRVSDIDPTDEISLPGIRRMAQDLKTWEWVYGKTPKFSVRSGFEVRDGSSSSSAALRMGVRNGLIESCRVELPADWLPAALCDELAAQLIGGRFCPGETAVLTAAVLRTCPQGSEIRNKWNILCDSVAAVM, from the coding sequence ATGCTAATCAGGACTGCCCTTAACCCGTGTGTTAACCCGCACTTACGCACACTGACGAGCCTTGCCCAGGAGGGTGgccggggtctggtcttgaaatcGCTGTCCACGGATGTGTATGAGAACCTGGCTTTGGAGGACTGGATTCACGACCACGTCGACTTGCAGAGCAGGACCCTGCTTTTGCTGTGGAAAAACACGCCGGCCGTCGTGATCGGCAGACACCAGAACCCCTGGCAGGAGTGCAACCTGAGGCTGATGCGGGACAGGGGCGTAGCGTTGGCCAGGAGGCGCAGCGGCGGCGGGACGGTGTACCACGACCTGGGCAACATCAACATGACCTTCTTCACGTCCAGGAAGAAATACGACCGGGTGAGGAATCTGAGGGTGGTGACCAGCGCGCTGCAGCAGCTCCGACCCGGCCTCGACGTGCGGGCGACGGAAAGATTTGACATCCTGCTGAACGGGGGGTACAAAATCTCGGGCACCGCCGCCAAACTGGGCCGGGTCTCCGCCTACCACCACTGTACCCTGCTGTGCGGCTCCGACCGGTCCCTGCTCTCGGCCGTGCTGAGAAGCTCCTGTCAGGGAATCCAGAGCAACGCCACCCCGAGCGTGCCTTCCCCGGTGAAGAACCTGCAGGATGAAGACCCCAGCTTAGACTGCCGGGCCGTCATGGACGCGGTGGCGGCGGAGTACAGCGCGCAGTACGGCTTGGACCACCGTGTCTCGGACATCGACCCGACTGATGAGATCTCTCTGCCGGGTATACGTCGGATGGCTCAGGACTTAAAGACCTGGGAGTGGGTGTACGGGAAGACGCCGAAATTCAGCGTCAGGAGCGGTTTTGAGGTGCGCGACGGGAGCTCCAGCAGCAGCGCCGCGCTGAGGATGGGCGTGAGGAACGGCCTGATCGAGTCGTGCCGCGTCGAGCTGCCCGCGGACTGGCTGCCGGCTGCCCTGTGCGACGAGCTGGCCGCGCAGCTGATCGGCGGCAGGTTCTGTCCCGGCGAGACCGCGGTGCTGACGGCCGCCGTGCTCAGGACGTGTCCGCAGGGCAGCGAGATCCGAAACAAGTGGAATATCCTGTGCGACAGCGTGGCTGCGGTCATGTGA